The following coding sequences lie in one Zingiber officinale cultivar Zhangliang chromosome 2B, Zo_v1.1, whole genome shotgun sequence genomic window:
- the LOC122048733 gene encoding alpha carbonic anhydrase 7-like, producing the protein MADHNIRLTTLSAFLVLFVLLLQSHIAISQPVADNMEFGYQKGSELGPENWGRVHKEWAACGQGRMQSPVDLSDDRVEVLPLLGFLRSSYRPVTTVLKNRGHDIMLRFEGNVGGVQIDGIDYALKQLHWHLPTEHTINGRRFDMELHMVHQSADNRNAVVGILYTLGPSEPFLAKMEKYIDMVKDRYEVEEAVGMVDPSEIEIGSNQYYRYTGSLTTPPCTEGVVWTIINEVRTVSSEQLRLLSEAVRDDASMNARPVQAINDRRIGLFRPAETIKLMI; encoded by the exons ATGGCGGATCACAACATCAGACTCACGACCCTCTCTGCTTTCCTTGTCCTGTTCGTCCTCCTCCTGCAATCTCACATCGCAATCTCTCAACCAGTCG CTGACAACATGGAGTTCGGCTACCAGAAAGGGAGTGAGTTGGGGCCGGAGAACTGGGGGCGCGTCCACAAGGAGTGGGCGGCCTGCGGTCAAGGCCGGATGCAGTCGCCTGTGGACCTCTCTGACGATCGCGTCGAGGTTCTGCCCCTCCTGGGCTTCCTCCGCAGTTCCTACCGCCCTGTCACTACCGTGCTCAAAAACCGCGGCCACGACATCATG CTCCGGTTCGAAGGCAACGTTGGAGGTGTGCAGATCGACGGAATCGACTACGCTCTGAAGCAGCTGCACTGGCACTTGCCGACGGAGCACACCATCAACGGACGCAG GTTCGATATGGAGCTCCACATGGTTCATCAGAGCGCCGACAACCGCAATGCCGTCGTCGGCATTCTCTACACCCTCGGCCCCAGTGAACCCTTCCTTGCCAAG ATGGAGAAATACATCGATATGGTCAAAGACAGATACGAAGTAGAGGAAGCGGTGGGCATGGTGGATCCAAGCGAGATAGAGATAGGGAGCAATCAGTACTACAGATACACGGGCTCTTTAACCACACCCCCTTGCACTGAAGGTGTAGTTTGGACCATTATCAATGag GTTAGAACAGTATCAAGCGAACAATTAAGACTTCTGAGCGAAGCTGTTCGCGAT GACGCGTCGATGAATGCAAGGCCAGTGCAGGCGATCAACGATAGGCGAATAGGTTTATTTCGTCCCGCAGAAACAATAAAATTGATGATTTGA